A single genomic interval of Lathyrus oleraceus cultivar Zhongwan6 chromosome 7, CAAS_Psat_ZW6_1.0, whole genome shotgun sequence harbors:
- the LOC127104502 gene encoding uncharacterized protein LOC127104502 has protein sequence MSDSSSSEPCNPNREDPVADSANTSHARRPKEIVSGFSSAIVLDEQTREGSRYVHNAIATMVTGILSGNHKVLGVSIPLNAIKPDSVAYQENIESLGKNISDDVEKTGAHKESNVDKPLDSVAGEEVHVTHDVINNPNCEAETVDLEEFSDNELLSSVVPSIAKRVRTRREKKTVSLRSPRKKIDVPTSSNPKVAVESSLERKEHGPTKSWSKGVPKKKKTKSVVVESDSDVPCDVPDTVWKYVYQKRLALERELAQNVLECKEIMDLIQEVGLMKTVTQFSKCYEMLVKEFMVNVSEECADGKSKEFRKVYVRGKCVHFSPSVINMYLGRPDVAQPKLEVTDNKIYQVITANQVRKWPLKENDSVKRRDSPLSFNHKLFLGTHVPDIAMATGETSSVCNQPGKAAVIAMLKETCKELGARKLNLENLIIKLEMTEGDVLGQAAAAAEGDERQGEEGEADVSPNDGTDDDADSELDN, from the exons ATGTCTGATTCCTCTAGCTCTGAACCATGTAACCCTAACAGAGAAGATCCTGTTGCTGACTCTGCGAATACCTCgcatgcaagaagacctaaagaaatTGTGTCAGGCTTCTCCTCAGCAATCGTGCTTGATGAACAAACCAGAGAAGGTTCCAGGTATGTTCATAATGCCATTGCCACTATGGTGACCGGAATACTGTCTGGTAATCATAAGGTCCTTGGGGTTTCCATTCCCTTAAACGCCATTAAACCTGATAGTGTTGCTTATCAAGAAAATATTGAGTCTTTAGGAAAGAATATCTCTGATGATGTTGAGAAAACTGGTGCTCATAAGGAGTCAAATGTTGACAAACCCTTAGATAGTGTGGCTGGTGAGGAAGTTCATGTCACTCATGATGTCATTAACAACCCTAACTGTGAGGCTGAAACAGTAGACCTAGAGGAATTTTCTGATAATGAGTTGTTGTCCTCAGTcgtccctagcatagccaaaagggtgAGGACTAGAAGAGAAAAGAAAACAGTGTCTCTAAGGTCCCCCAGAAAGAAGATTGATGTGCCAACCTCTTCCAATCCAAAGGTGGCAGTCGAGAGTTCCCTCGAGAGGAAAGAGCATGGTCCaacaaaatcttggagcaaaggGGTGCCCAAGAAAAAGAAGACCAAGTCTGTTGTTGTTGAGTCTGACTCAGATGTTCCATGTGATGTCCCTGACACTGt GTGGAAATATGTTTATCAGAAGAGGCTGGCTTTGGAGAGGGAATTGGCTCAGAATGTCCTGGAATGTAAGGAGATTATGGACCTTATTCAAGAGGTTGGTTTAATGAAAACTGTGACTCAATTCTCAAAGTGCTATGAGATGTTAGTGAAGGAATTTATGGTCAATGTGTCTGAAGAATGTGCTGATGGAAAGTCTAAGGAATTCAGAAAAGTGtatgtgcgaggcaagtgtgtACATTTCTCTCCCTCGGTGATCAACATGTATTTGGGAAGGCCTGATGTAGCTCAACCTAAACTTGAGGTGACTGACAACAAAATCTAtcaagtcatcactgctaatcaagtaaggaagtggcctcttaaag AGAATGATTCTGTGAAGAGAAGAGATAGCCCTTTGTCCTTCAATCATAAACTATTCCTAGGTACGCATGTTCCTGACATTGCCATGGCAACAGGTGAAACATCAAGTGTATGCAATCAACCAGGTAAAGCTGCTGTCATTGCAATGCTCAAAGAAACGTGCAAGGAGTTAGGGGCAAGGAAGCTCAATTTGGAAAATTTGATTATCAAGTTGGAGATGACTGAAGGTGATGTGCTTGGTCAAGCTGCTGCTGCTGCAGAAGGAGATGAAAGACAAGGTGAAGAGGGAGAAGCAGATGTCAGTCCTAATGATGGCACAGATGATGATGCTGACTCTGAGTTAGATAACTAG